The Halostagnicola larsenii XH-48 region CGACGGTATGCGCTGTATTATCTCGCAGACCAGGACGATGGTATCGCAACGTTCGATAAACTCGTCGACAGCATTCTCACGCGAGAAGCAGAGACGGAGCATCGAGACGAGCACCGAACGCAGATCCAGACGTCCCTACAACACGTCCATCTGCCCCGACTCGAGGACGCCGGGATTTTAGAGTACGATGCCCGGAGCGATACGATTCGCTACTGGGAACAGCCAACGCTCGAGGAGTGGCTCGAGCATGCCCGGCACAAGGAATTTATCGACTAGCGGGGCTCGATTCGAATCGGAAATCGACATCCACGAACCTATCGTACGGCAAGCGGGTTGGGACATCCCCGGAAAGCTTTAACAGAGCGCCCGTTGTGAACGTGACTGGGAGTGAGCGCCTGTGATACCGATATCGAGCCGTTCGTGCGGCTTGGTATCATTTCACTCCTTAAAACTTAACAGGTGAGCGACCGACGGATAAGTTAGAGGTGTGCAACTATGACTGATAACGAACTTCCACCACTTCCATACGATTACGATGCGCTAGAACCGTCAATCTCCGAGCAGGTTGTAACCTGGCATCACGACACCCACCATCAGGGATACGTCAACGGCCTCAACAGCGCTGAAGAGACCCTTGCCGAAAACCGCGAGAGCGGTGACTTCGGTTCGACGCCCGGTGCGCTCAGCAACGTCACGCACAACGGCTGTGGACACTACCTCCACACGCTATTCTGGGAGAACATGTCACCCAACGGTGGCGGCGAGCCATCCGGTGATCTCGCCGACCGAATTGAAGAAGATTTCGGCTCCTACGAGGCCTGGAAAGGTGAGTTCGAAGCGGCTGCCGGCGCGGCTGGCGGGTGGGCGCTGTTGGTCTACGACCCCGTCGCGAAGCAACTTCGTAACATAGCCGTAGACAAACACGACCAGGGCGCACTCTGGGGATCGCACCCGATCCTCGCACTCGACGTCTGGGAGCACTCCT contains the following coding sequences:
- a CDS encoding DUF7344 domain-containing protein, with translation MGKTEREPTAVKAMSTPSLDVVFNLLSVRRRRYALYYLADQDDGIATFDKLVDSILTREAETEHRDEHRTQIQTSLQHVHLPRLEDAGILEYDARSDTIRYWEQPTLEEWLEHARHKEFID
- the sod gene encoding superoxide dismutase, translated to MTDNELPPLPYDYDALEPSISEQVVTWHHDTHHQGYVNGLNSAEETLAENRESGDFGSTPGALSNVTHNGCGHYLHTLFWENMSPNGGGEPSGDLADRIEEDFGSYEAWKGEFEAAAGAAGGWALLVYDPVAKQLRNIAVDKHDQGALWGSHPILALDVWEHSYYYDYGPDRGSFIDSFFDVVNWDKAAEEYQTCLDHFE